Within Sorghum bicolor cultivar BTx623 chromosome 2, Sorghum_bicolor_NCBIv3, whole genome shotgun sequence, the genomic segment TTGGCATACCTAAAGAGCAACAGGATAAACTAGTCAAGTTCACCTTCCATGGACAACCTGCAGAGATTAGACATGGTAGCATTGTGATCGCTGCCATAACAAGTTGCACAAACACCTCGAACCCAAGTGTCATGCTTGGTGCTGGCCTTGTTGCAAAGAAGGCGTGTGAGCTTGGCCTTGAGGTGAGTCTTCATTGCCATAATTACTTCTCAGCACAGCATGCCTTTCGTAACTTTGGTATATTGACAGGTTAATCCATGGATTAAAACTAGTCTTGCGCCAGGATCCGGGGCAGTGACCAAATATCTGCTGAAGAGGTAGAAATTCCGCCCCTCCCTAGTAGTTTTAAACATGAAAATTGTTTATCTTCAAATCCTGACTTATGTCGCAAAATCAGTGGCTTGCAAAAGTATTTAGATCATCTAGGTTTCAACTTAATTGGATATGGCTGTACAACATGCATTGGTAACTCTGGGgagcttgatgaagatgttgctaAGGCAGTTACTGACAACGGTAACTTCATACTTATTAACTAAACACATTTGCCTGATTTTTCTCATGCTCAATTGTACTTCAGAAAATGAAATCCCATGTTCTTGGCATGCCTTTGTCAGATATCATTGCTGCTGCAGTACTCTCTGGTAACAGGAACTTCGAAGGGCGAATTCATGCATTGGTTCGGGCCAATTACCTTGCCtcccctcctctggttgtggccTATGCCCTTGCTGGCACTGTAAGCAGTGTGTTTATCCCTATTGATTTTTTTTCCTGGTGTAGTCACCATGGATAAATTGTCGTATTTTGTCCCATCAATATATATACATTTGCATCAGGTTGATATTGATTTTGAGACGGAACCAATTGGGAAAGGAAAAAATGGAAAAGATGTGTACTTCAAGGACATATGGCCATCAAATGAAGAAATTGCAGAGGTAAATTCAAAATTGTCGCATTCTTCTAAATTGCTCAGTATGCATTTATCATATATAGAATGCACTTATCACGCCTTAAGGTTGGATTATAACAATACCAGGTTGAGCAATCAAGTGTGCTGCCTGACATGTTCAGGAGCACCTATGAAGCAATCACACAAGGCAACCCAATGTGGAACCAGCTGTCAGTTCCCAAGGCAAAGCGCTTCCCATGGGACCCCAGTTCCACCTACATTCATGATCCTCCGTTCTTCAAGGATATTACACCGACTCCGCCAGGTCCACGCAGCATAGAGAATGCCTATTGCCTGTTGAAGTTTGGTGACAGCATCACGACAGACCACATCTCACCAGCTGGGAGCATCCCCAGGGACAGCCCTGCTGGCATGTACCTGCTTGAGCGCGGTGTGCAGCCAAAGGATTTCAATTCTTATGGAAGCCGTCGGGGCAACGACGAAGTGATGGCACGAGGAACTTTTGCAAATATCAGGATTGTGAATAGGCTGTTAAATGGAGAAGTTGGACCGAAGACGATTCACGTCCCTACAAGTGATAAGCTCTTCGTGTTTGATGCTGCAATGGTCAGTTCTTCTTCCCCAAGCTACGTTCCTGTCGAGATAGTATGCAGCATTATATTAAGAACAAATAGGCACTCTATTCGCCTTGTTGGCCAACTGAGCTAGGCTCAGTTCATTGAATTAATTATGAAACACAGTGCCCATTTTACTTCATACTCCTACTAACTAGACTTGACATTTGAGCAAATATCCTTTTGGATGGTAGCCAAAGGTAAGTATGCCAAAGTATATGCTTGACCTTTTTTTTAGCCAACCTGACTTCAAAAAGCATCTGACTTTGAGATCATTATTTTTGTCGATGAGTATTTCTTATGTACTCCTAGTAATAGGCCATTACACTGGTTGTGCTTATTTCAGAGATACAAAGCTGATGGGCATCATACCATAGTGTTGGCTGGAGAGGAATATGGCAGTGGAAGTTCTCGGGATTGGGCTGCCAAGGGACCAATGTTACTGGTATATGCATATCATACAACTGCCATTTCTTTGCTGGCTACCGGAAACTCGCACATTTCTTTGACAAAACTATGTCATCAGGGGGTCAAAGCAGTGATCGCCAAGAGTTTCGAGAGGATCCACCGCAGCAACCTCGTGGGAATGGGAGTGTTACCGCTGTGCTTCAAGCCTGGTGAGGATGCTGATTCTCTGGGGCTCACCGGTCATGAGCGCTACACAATAAGGCTCCCTACCAATGTGAGTGAGATACAACCGGGCCAAGATGTCCAAGTGGTCACTGACACTGGGAAGTCATTTACCTGCAAGCTCCGGATTGATACCCTGGTAAGTTCTCGAGTAATAAAAGGATGTGGAACTGGTAATTGCAGAAATGTTCACAGCACAGTGGTCAATACAACTGAATTACCGCGATAAAGTTTCTGGGCATTACATTCCATGATTGCAAGCACGTACACCACTTAGATTTTTGTTCATACTGTGAGATGAAACAGTGCATTTTCAAATACTAGCCTACAAGCTTAGCAGTTAGCGCTAATCAAATTGTATTGATTTTAAAATAGTATGAATTGTGTGACGAATAACAGAAAAAAAAACGTGTTTTCTAGGTGGAGCTGGCTTACTTTGATCATGGCGGGATCCTTCACTACGTTCTGAGGAACCTGGtgaagcagcaacagcagcagtaaAACTCTAAAAATACATGAAAATCTGTGAATATTTGCCTATCTTGTGTGTTTCGAAAAAGGCTATTGTGAGGAATAAAATCACTCCTGCAGTTTGTAAAGTCAAGCCGATGTAAATGTTCATGAGCTGAGGCTGAGCTGTGCTGTTTTGTATTAAAATTTCTGTGCTAATAAATAAAGATGGTATTGGTATGTTGGCATCTGTCACCTGAAGGCTGAAGTTTCTTTCTCCTATGAAGATTCATAAAATTTAGTCAATCTTGCCTTTTTTCTGCGGCGGCGGAGCATCCGGCGGTGGCCCTTCCGGGAGTTGTTCCGGTGCCCGCCCtggcgctggcggcggcggcggcgggagatGGGCGCTGCGCTGGGCGTGGGCGGGTagtagaaggcggaggaggccgCTCTGCCGTGCCCGTGGACAGGCGAGAGGGCTGCCCGTGGACAGGCGAGAGGAGAACAAGCGAAATTTACAAGACAAGCTGTTACACCGTTGGATCGGGATTGTGCGGCTTATGGTAGAACTTGGTCTCGTTCAGATCTCTCCTCTCGCGTAGTGGTGTTCAACGATTCTGCGGTGGAGGAGCAGCCAGAAAGAATGCTTCATTTGCAATATGGCTGAAAATGATGCTCACCTGTGTTTTTCACTGTGATTTTGCTAGGGCTAtcaaccatcatcaccatgaatacagaagaagaagaagagttacAAAACATAATAACTACTCTTTGGTTTATTTGGAAAGCGAATGCTCGCTTCAACAACAAAAAAATAGTCTGTTTTACAGGTACATCATTCAACAGCAGCGGAGATAACTACATCCATATCTGAACTTAATGCAGATAAACAAGGAAATGAACTCCAAGAAAAGAGGAGAGAAAGGCGAACATTAGAGGAACTAGGCCCTAATCATTATAGAATCTCACTACCTGCTGCTCTTTGAGGAACACGATACTATACAGATGCTTCAATCACTCCTGACAACGACGGAAATCCTGCTAGACATGCTGAACTGGAAATTTTTATTGTTCCCTCTACTATCTACATTAAAGCAAAGATGATGAACTGTAGCTCTATCATTATGGCTGAAGCTGCGGCATTGGATCTGGCTGCACAAATCCTCAAAAAACTTGGTATACAACATCCAAGTTTGCTAACAGATAATGAACAACTGGCTATCTTCTTCAATGGCCAAAACTACCAAAATCCACCGAGATGGGAGATAAAACCTCACACTCAGTCCTTCATCAACTCATGTCTCTCAAGAGGAGAAAAAGTCTTCAAAATCTGTAGAAGCAACATTCTACAGCTCATTGCAACAGAGTATCTGGGGCTACCAATGCCTAATGGAAAAATGAAAAGAGGAGTCTTCCAACCACTTGAGGAGAGGTTCCAGAAGAGAATGTGTGCCTGGAAGGAAAAGGAGTTATCTGTGGCTGGTAAGGAAATCCTCATTAAATCAGTTGAACAAGCCCTGCCTAATTACGTGATGAGTGTTTTCAAGCTCCCACTAACATTGTGTGATGAGTTGATGCGACATATACGGGCTTACTGGTGGGGTTCTGACAATGGCCACAGGAAGGTTCAATGGGTtccatgggagaagatgattaTGCCAAAAGGGTTTGGGGGTATGGGCTTCAGAGACCTCAGATTGGTTAACCAAGCCTTACTAGCAAGACAAGCATGGAGATTGGTGTTCTTTCCTGAGAGCCTGTGTGCTAGAGTTCTGAAAGCCAAATATTTTCCCAATGGCAATTTGCTGGACACAGTTGCTGCTGGAGATGCCTCCCCATCATGGCGCGGAGTTGAGTTTGGGTTGACACTACTAAAGCAAGGTGTGGTCTATAGAGTGGGAGATGGACAAAGTATTCGCATTTGGCGTGATAACTGGTTGCCCAGAGCTCATGGCATGAAGCCAGTTGGCAGCGTTCGGCATTGCCGACTACGCCGGGTCTCTCATTTGATTGATGCTCAAACTAAGTCCTGGGATGAGACACTTGTAAGAAGATATTTTTATGCCTGTGATGTCGAGGAGatattcaaaataaaaatacCCAGCAATCCCTGTCCAGATTATGTAGCTTGGAACTTTGAGACATcgggtatgttttctgtcaaaAGTGCTTATAGAC encodes:
- the LOC8080745 gene encoding putative aconitate hydratase, cytoplasmic isoform X1, with protein sequence MYRAAASPLRHSLRRLSSSYSAATPLAGAARFLAPSSEGRLSALTSSRLLGSAPCRCCSGAGIAERPASAWRGLATMADGNSRFGHVLTSLPKPGGGEYGKYYSLPALNDPRIERLPYSIRYLLESAIRNCDGFQITEKDVENIIDWENTAPKLVEIPFKPARVLLQDFTGVPAIVDLASMRDAMAQLGDDPGKIDPMIPVDLVIDHSVQADVVKSENALQANMQREFDRNKERFAFLRWGSTAFNNMLIVPPGSGIVHQVNLEYLGRVVFNTDGILYLDSVLGTDSHTTMIDGMGVAGWGVGGIEAEATMLGQPMSMVLPSVVGFKLTGKLRDGVTATDLVLTVTHILRKHGVVGKFVEFYGEGMSELAVANRATIANMSPEYGATMGFFPVDHVTLGYLKLTGRSDEKVDMVEAYLRANKMFVDYNEFQTQTERVYSSYLELDLADVEPCVSGPKRPHDRVALKDMKADWRACLRNKVGFKGFGIPKEQQDKLVKFTFHGQPAEIRHGSIVIAAITSCTNTSNPSVMLGAGLVAKKACELGLEVNPWIKTSLAPGSGAVTKYLLKSGLQKYLDHLGFNLIGYGCTTCIGNSGELDEDVAKAVTDNDIIAAAVLSGNRNFEGRIHALVRANYLASPPLVVAYALAGTVDIDFETEPIGKGKNGKDVYFKDIWPSNEEIAEVEQSSVLPDMFRSTYEAITQGNPMWNQLSVPKAKRFPWDPSSTYIHDPPFFKDITPTPPGPRSIENAYCLLKFGDSITTDHISPAGSIPRDSPAGMYLLERGVQPKDFNSYGSRRGNDEVMARGTFANIRIVNRLLNGEVGPKTIHVPTSDKLFVFDAAMRYKADGHHTIVLAGEEYGSGSSRDWAAKGPMLLGVKAVIAKSFERIHRSNLVGMGVLPLCFKPGEDADSLGLTGHERYTIRLPTNVSEIQPGQDVQVVTDTGKSFTCKLRIDTLVELAYFDHGGILHYVLRNLVKQQQQQ
- the LOC8080745 gene encoding putative aconitate hydratase, cytoplasmic isoform X2, with amino-acid sequence MYRAAASPLRHSLRRLSSSYSAATPLAGAARFLAPSSEGRLSALTSSRLLGSAPCRCCSGAGIAERPASAWRGLATMADGNSRFGHVLTSLPKPGGGEYGKYYSLPALNDPRIERLPYSIRYLLESAIRNCDGFQITEKDVENIIDWENTAPKLVEIPFKPARVLLQDFTGVPAIVDLASMRDAMAQLGDDPGKIDPMIPVDLVIDHSVQADVVKSENALQANMQREFDRNKERFAFLRWGSTAFNNMLIVPPGSGIVHQVNLEYLGRVVFNTDGILYLDSVLGTDSHTTMIDGMGVAGWGVGGIEAEATMLGQPMSMVLPSVVGFKLTGKLRDGVTATDLVLTVTHILRKHGVVGKFVEFYGEGMSELAVANRATIANMSPEYGATMGFFPVDHVTLGYLKLTGRSDEKVDMVEAYLRANKMFVDYNETQTERVYSSYLELDLADVEPCVSGPKRPHDRVALKDMKADWRACLRNKVGFKGFGIPKEQQDKLVKFTFHGQPAEIRHGSIVIAAITSCTNTSNPSVMLGAGLVAKKACELGLEVNPWIKTSLAPGSGAVTKYLLKSGLQKYLDHLGFNLIGYGCTTCIGNSGELDEDVAKAVTDNDIIAAAVLSGNRNFEGRIHALVRANYLASPPLVVAYALAGTVDIDFETEPIGKGKNGKDVYFKDIWPSNEEIAEVEQSSVLPDMFRSTYEAITQGNPMWNQLSVPKAKRFPWDPSSTYIHDPPFFKDITPTPPGPRSIENAYCLLKFGDSITTDHISPAGSIPRDSPAGMYLLERGVQPKDFNSYGSRRGNDEVMARGTFANIRIVNRLLNGEVGPKTIHVPTSDKLFVFDAAMRYKADGHHTIVLAGEEYGSGSSRDWAAKGPMLLGVKAVIAKSFERIHRSNLVGMGVLPLCFKPGEDADSLGLTGHERYTIRLPTNVSEIQPGQDVQVVTDTGKSFTCKLRIDTLVELAYFDHGGILHYVLRNLVKQQQQQ